In Leptidea sinapis chromosome 40, ilLepSina1.1, whole genome shotgun sequence, one DNA window encodes the following:
- the LOC126976416 gene encoding epidermal retinol dehydrogenase 2-like isoform X1: protein MASVLSSILNPMLPFQMLLKLYSLCVLVVDIIWVYLNTIYAIIGSVYGFFNPPQLKSLVNETALVIGAGRGVGQSIALQLAELGAVVICVDINEKNNRNTVKLIKHKSTSAVHSYTCDITKKDNVVDLSKKIEKEVGFVSMLFYCCGIPSPRSLVTQPPQDIHVTLDLTLTSYFWLIDQYMPQMKAKNHGHIVALTSVAGLSYLKDQMPLSVAQFAVQGLAESLMEDLRVNKVNGVHVTLTHIYPFIVEENSQLRLKISSFFGSITPEKAAASILDSVRRNYPEASIPKHFLYLGHLLRILPRKATVLIRDLLDTGVDFA from the exons ATG gCATCTGTTTTAAGCAGTATATTAAACCCTATGCTGCCCTTTCAGATGTTATTGAAACTTTATTCACTGTGTGTTCTAGTAGTGGACATAATATGggtttatttaaatactatatatGCAATAATAGGATCTGTTTATGGATTTTTCAACCCACCACAGTTGAAATCTTTAGTGAATGAAACAGCACTT GTGATTGGAGCTGGGAGAGGTGTAGGACAATCAATAGCACTACAGCTTGCTGAACTTGGGGCGGTTGTAATATGTGttgatataaatgaaaaaaacaatagaaatactGTCAAGTTGATTAAACACAAAAGTACTTCTGCTGTACACAGTTACACCTGTGATATTACTAAAAAAGACAATGTAGTTGATTTGAGCAAGAAAATAGAAAAAGAAGTTGGTTTTGTTAGCATGTTGTTTTACTGTTGTGGTATTCCGAGCCCCAGGTCATTAGTAACACAGCCACCTCAGGACATACATGTTACATTAGATCTAACACTGACTTCATATTTTTGG CTTATAGACCAGTATATGCCACAAATGAAAGCCAAAAATCACGGTCATATAGTAGCATTGACATCAGTAGCTGGCCTCAGCTATTTAAAGGATCAGATGCCACTGAGTGTTGCTCAGTTTGCTGTTCAAGGTCTTGCTGAGTCATTGATGGAAGATTTAAGGGTGAATAAGGTTAATGGTGTCCATGTCACACTTACGCATATTTACCCTTTCATTGTTGAAGAAAATTCTCAACTGCGGCTAAA AATATCGAGTTTCTTTGGTTCAATAACACCAGAGAAGGCAGCTGCCTCTATCCTGGACAGTGTGAGACGGAATTATCCTGAAGCTTCCATTCCAAAACATTTCTTATACCTTGGTCATTTACTACGTATCCTGCCACGCAAAGCTACAGTATTAATTAGAGACCTGTTGGATACTGGGGTGGATTTCGCATAG
- the LOC126976416 gene encoding epidermal retinol dehydrogenase 2-like isoform X2: MASVLSSILNPMLPFQMLLKLYSLCVLVVDIIWVYLNTIYAIIGSVYGFFNPPQLKSLVNETALVIGAGRGVGQSIALQLAELGAVVICVDINEKNNRNTVKLIKHKSTSAVHSYTCDITKKDNVVDLSKKIEKEVGFVSMLFYCCGIPSPRSLVTQPPQDIHVTLDLTLTSYFWLIDQYMPQMKAKNHGHIVALTSVAGLSYLKDQMPLSVAQFAVQGLAESLMEDLRVNKVNGVHVTLTHIYPFIVEENSQLRLKISSFFGSITPEKAAASILDSVRRNYPEASIPKHFLYLGHLLRILPRKATVLIRDLLDTGVDFA; encoded by the exons atg gCATCTGTTTTAAGCAGTATATTAAACCCTATGCTGCCCTTTCAGATGTTATTGAAACTTTATTCACTGTGTGTTCTAGTAGTGGACATAATATGggtttatttaaatactatatatGCAATAATAGGATCTGTTTATGGATTTTTCAACCCACCACAGTTGAAATCTTTAGTGAATGAAACAGCACTT GTGATTGGAGCTGGGAGAGGTGTAGGACAATCAATAGCACTACAGCTTGCTGAACTTGGGGCGGTTGTAATATGTGttgatataaatgaaaaaaacaatagaaatactGTCAAGTTGATTAAACACAAAAGTACTTCTGCTGTACACAGTTACACCTGTGATATTACTAAAAAAGACAATGTAGTTGATTTGAGCAAGAAAATAGAAAAAGAAGTTGGTTTTGTTAGCATGTTGTTTTACTGTTGTGGTATTCCGAGCCCCAGGTCATTAGTAACACAGCCACCTCAGGACATACATGTTACATTAGATCTAACACTGACTTCATATTTTTGG CTTATAGACCAGTATATGCCACAAATGAAAGCCAAAAATCACGGTCATATAGTAGCATTGACATCAGTAGCTGGCCTCAGCTATTTAAAGGATCAGATGCCACTGAGTGTTGCTCAGTTTGCTGTTCAAGGTCTTGCTGAGTCATTGATGGAAGATTTAAGGGTGAATAAGGTTAATGGTGTCCATGTCACACTTACGCATATTTACCCTTTCATTGTTGAAGAAAATTCTCAACTGCGGCTAAA AATATCGAGTTTCTTTGGTTCAATAACACCAGAGAAGGCAGCTGCCTCTATCCTGGACAGTGTGAGACGGAATTATCCTGAAGCTTCCATTCCAAAACATTTCTTATACCTTGGTCATTTACTACGTATCCTGCCACGCAAAGCTACAGTATTAATTAGAGACCTGTTGGATACTGGGGTGGATTTCGCATAG